The following DNA comes from Fusarium fujikuroi IMI 58289 draft genome, chromosome FFUJ_chr03.
GTTATTCTCCTTGCGCCGATGCAAGGATTTGCAATCCCAATTTGTGAATACAGATTGGAGAAAATCCCATCCAGACTCGCAGTAGGCTGACCTTTGGCTCAGAGCCTAGTTTTTTTGGCCAACCTCTCTTATGTGGCGCATTCAGGGCTAATGCTCATTGATCTAGTCGATATGAATCCAGGCCCCAGCGAGTTGCTTTCAGCCGCAAGAGTTATCCAATCTCAACGAGGTTTCCAGGCCATTGCGCAGTTGAGTCATCGCTCAGCTCCTTGATACCTTGAATGAAAGCTCGGGAGGCACCCGAGAGCCTCCATGATCCGTGGCCTCATTTTCAGGAAATTAGAAGAATCGACCTCTCCTTCACGGGAACATCGCCCCCGAACGCCTGTTGACGTGGCTCTAGACTTCGTATGTGTACCCTTGAATGGCCATATTGAACCATGCTTCTTTTCCCACTTGCATTCAATGCTGGTGTGAATATGGTCCGAGTTTCTTAGTTGTGGCAGACATGGATGTGCTTGCCGTATGATTCCATCTTGGGGCTAAACCTTGTACCTCCAGTGAGACTGGTCACCACATGCTCAAATGTGCATCGTTCCATTTTCGTAGAGATCAATCTCGTGGAGCAAGCATTATCACATACTCTCTCGTGCTGTGTCCGAATTGGATCATATCCTTATCCCTGAGCTCCAAATATCTGCTATCTGGGATCTTGCTATCATTCAAAACCGTTCCATTGGCACTCTCCAGATCGATGAGGTACGGCTTGACTTTGCCAATTTTGTCGCCAAACTCGttcctcttctcaacataGCGAAATTGAATCACGGCGTGTTGCTTGCTGATGCTAGGATGCTCCGCGGGCAAGTCCACAACTGACATTTCTCGCCCGATGAGCCAGCAGCTCCTCGTGCTGAGCTCTATCGTGTCGACAATATCCTGGCCTTTGAAAACGAACAACTTCCATACATCGCGTGGCGACGGCTTACGCGCCTCGGAAGGCTCGTGATACTTGAGTGTAATTGCCGTGCCGTCCGCCTGTGCCACTGAATTCGAGGCCGCCGCCAAGACGCCTGTGGATCCGAAGTTGGGCTTTTCCTTGGGTTTCTCAGGAGCCTCGCCGGTGGTAACGGCGAAAGAGTCTGCCTGAGATGGCAAAGGGCCAGTGCGCCTCAAGGGGCTTCGCTTTGCAACCCGTCTGTCATCCCccccgtcatcatcgtcacgtCTTCGCCTTGAACTCTTATCGTCTCGTGATCTTCGACTTCTATGTTCACGGTTTGTGTCTCGTTGACGGTCTCGGCTTCGTGACCTCCGCCGTGAAGATTCTGGTGTCCGGGACCGTCTTCGTTCGCGTCGGTCGCGTGATCGACGACGTTCTCGGCGTCCGGAGTCACGTTCTGAATATTTCGATCGGTGATCGTCTCTGATTTCGTTGCCCTCGTCCTCGTAGCGCCTCCGACTAGGCCTACTTCCTGGTTCTTCGTCCGACGCCATTGTGGTAAGGTACACGCAGTTGAAAAAAGATGCAGGGCAGCCAAGATGACGCAGCTGAGATGGGAGAGCTAGTAGGCTAGATCTGCAAGCTGCAAGACAGCCATCAAGGAAAGTGGGCTACCTAAGGAGGTATGAAGTGCGTGGCTGGTACACTAACTGAGGTGGGCATAGAACTGTGGCTTAAGCACGTGGGATGCGCTTGCACATGCCATTTATGATAAAAGTTTGATAAATTTC
Coding sequences within:
- a CDS encoding related to PML1 Subunit of the RES complex, which is required for nuclear retention of unspliced pre-mRNAs, yielding MASDEEPGSRPSRRRYEDEGNEIRDDHRSKYSERDSGRRERRRSRDRRERRRSRTPESSRRRSRSRDRQRDTNREHRSRRSRDDKSSRRRRDDDDGGDDRRVAKRSPLRRTGPLPSQADSFAVTTGEAPEKPKEKPNFGSTGVLAAASNSVAQADGTAITLKYHEPSEARKPSPRDVWKLFVFKGQDIVDTIELSTRSCWLIGREMSVVDLPAEHPSISKQHAVIQFRYVEKRNEFGDKIGKVKPYLIDLESANGTVLNDSKIPDSRYLELRDKDMIQFGHSTREYVIMLAPRD